The following are from one region of the Bradyrhizobium septentrionale genome:
- a CDS encoding molybdate ABC transporter permease subunit encodes MDTFSAEIWQSVALTIELASMTTMILLVVGAPLAWWLARSKTVLSKAVATIIALPLVLPPTALGFCVLVLLGPNRPGGFLASFWGEHTLAFTFAGIVVGSVLSALPLVVQPIHNAFIAIGGGPLVNQRASPLYAFITIGLPLVRLEFLKAALVGFAHSIGTFGVVMMIGGNIPGRTKVLSAYVIDYVQASRWSEASWIAGGMVMFAFAVIFILTFIDKRCARRGT; translated from the coding sequence ATGGATACCTTTTCGGCCGAGATCTGGCAATCCGTTGCGCTCACGATCGAGCTCGCCAGCATGACGACGATGATCCTTTTGGTTGTTGGCGCGCCACTCGCGTGGTGGCTGGCACGTTCAAAGACGGTTTTGAGCAAGGCGGTGGCGACGATCATCGCGCTGCCGCTGGTGCTGCCTCCGACGGCGCTTGGTTTCTGCGTACTCGTCCTGCTCGGCCCGAACAGACCGGGTGGCTTTCTCGCCTCTTTCTGGGGCGAGCACACGCTCGCCTTTACCTTTGCAGGAATTGTAGTCGGATCGGTCCTCTCAGCGCTCCCTTTGGTGGTGCAGCCGATCCATAATGCCTTTATTGCGATAGGCGGGGGACCGCTCGTCAATCAGCGTGCTTCTCCATTGTATGCCTTCATTACTATCGGTCTGCCGTTGGTGCGACTGGAGTTTCTCAAGGCTGCCTTGGTTGGCTTTGCTCATTCGATCGGCACCTTCGGCGTAGTGATGATGATCGGCGGCAACATTCCTGGGCGCACCAAGGTGTTGTCAGCTTATGTCATTGACTATGTGCAAGCATCGCGCTGGAGCGAGGCAAGTTGGATTGCCGGCGGTATGGTGATGTTTGCCTTTGCCGTCATTTTTATTCTAACCTTCATCGACAAACGCTGTGCCAGAAGAGGCACATGA
- a CDS encoding hydrogenase small subunit — translation MGGASETFYSVIRRQGITRRSFHKFCSLTAASFGLGSLAASGIASALETKPRVPVIWMHGLECACCSESCIRSAHPLIKDTLLSMISLDYDDTIMAAAGHQAEAILEETRAKYKGKYVLAVEGNPPLNEGGMFCIDGGKPFVEKLRSMTEESMAIVAWGTCASSGCVQAAEPNPTGAVPIDKVISNRPIIKVPGCPPIAEVMTGLVTFMTAFGKLPQLDRQGRPKMFYSERIHDKCYRRSHFDAGQFVEEWDDEGARKGYCLYNMGCKGPTTYNACSAVRWNGGVSFPIQSGHGCLGCSEDGFWDKGSFYDRLTTIKQFGIEKNADQIGMAAAGVVGLTVAAHAAVTAVKRLTHKPDRAADKSKPS, via the coding sequence ATGGGCGGGGCATCGGAAACTTTCTACAGCGTGATCAGACGTCAGGGTATCACGCGTCGTAGTTTCCACAAATTCTGCAGTTTGACAGCCGCGAGCTTCGGACTCGGTTCGCTCGCCGCAAGCGGTATTGCTTCCGCCTTAGAGACCAAGCCGCGTGTGCCGGTCATCTGGATGCACGGGCTCGAGTGCGCCTGCTGCTCGGAAAGCTGTATCCGATCGGCTCATCCGTTGATTAAAGACACGCTGCTATCGATGATTTCGCTCGACTATGACGACACGATCATGGCGGCGGCAGGACACCAGGCCGAAGCCATCCTGGAGGAAACCCGTGCCAAGTACAAGGGCAAGTATGTGCTTGCCGTGGAAGGCAATCCGCCGCTGAACGAAGGGGGCATGTTCTGCATAGACGGCGGCAAGCCGTTCGTTGAAAAGCTCAGGTCGATGACGGAAGAGTCCATGGCGATCGTCGCTTGGGGCACGTGTGCGTCCTCGGGCTGCGTGCAAGCGGCCGAGCCCAATCCGACTGGGGCGGTGCCGATCGATAAGGTGATCAGCAACAGGCCGATCATCAAGGTGCCCGGGTGCCCGCCCATCGCAGAGGTCATGACCGGCCTGGTGACCTTCATGACCGCGTTCGGAAAGCTGCCGCAGCTCGATCGCCAGGGACGCCCCAAGATGTTTTATTCCGAGCGCATTCACGACAAGTGCTATCGGCGTTCCCATTTCGACGCTGGCCAATTTGTCGAGGAGTGGGACGATGAGGGCGCACGCAAGGGCTATTGCTTATACAACATGGGCTGCAAGGGGCCGACCACTTACAATGCCTGTTCGGCCGTTCGGTGGAACGGCGGCGTGTCATTCCCGATTCAATCTGGCCACGGCTGCTTGGGCTGCTCCGAAGACGGCTTTTGGGACAAGGGTTCATTTTACGACCGACTCACGACCATCAAGCAGTTCGGCATTGAGAAGAACGCCGATCAGATTGGCATGGCCGCTGCCGGCGTTGTTGGGCTGACCGTCGCTGCGCATGCGGCGGTCACGGCTGTGAAACGGTTGACCCACAAGCCGGATCGCGCAGCTGACAAAAGTAAGCCGAGTTGA
- a CDS encoding HK97 family phage prohead protease, producing the protein MLKRNKNITRQDIEPDDDESHSDFMDRCIDELGDAEECQIIWDNRAADGIRYKTHAAKVNGLEFVLSDETPDRMDDVIMSDGWDLTNFKRNPIALFGHQSSFPIGKWKNVRVVDKELRGVLELAPEGTSDRIDEIRRLIDADILRAVSVGFKPKESKPRPGADFGLFFTKSELVETSVVSVPANPNALAVAKSLRISPATIDLVFAGKSTKDGIKRRGITGGQADTPSFGRKGTTMSFAQRIANSEQRLVALRDQLAAHWEKTDETNVSDEQLKIANDLNEKIEREEKTLEALRGAEKTLGE; encoded by the coding sequence ATGCTGAAGCGCAACAAGAATATCACGCGACAGGACATCGAGCCCGATGATGACGAGTCGCATTCCGACTTCATGGATCGATGCATCGACGAACTCGGCGATGCCGAGGAGTGCCAGATTATCTGGGACAATCGCGCCGCCGATGGCATCCGCTACAAGACGCATGCCGCCAAGGTCAACGGTCTCGAGTTCGTGCTCTCCGATGAAACGCCGGATCGCATGGACGATGTCATCATGTCGGACGGCTGGGACCTCACGAACTTCAAGCGCAATCCGATTGCGCTGTTCGGCCATCAAAGCAGCTTCCCGATTGGCAAGTGGAAGAATGTCCGCGTCGTAGACAAGGAGCTGCGCGGTGTTCTGGAGCTGGCCCCGGAAGGCACTTCCGACCGCATCGATGAGATCAGGCGGCTGATCGATGCCGACATCCTTCGCGCTGTCAGCGTCGGCTTCAAACCGAAAGAGAGCAAGCCGCGACCGGGGGCCGACTTCGGCCTGTTCTTCACCAAAAGCGAGCTGGTCGAGACCAGCGTCGTCTCCGTGCCCGCGAATCCGAATGCGCTCGCGGTCGCCAAGTCTCTGAGAATTTCCCCCGCGACTATCGACCTCGTCTTTGCCGGGAAAAGCACCAAGGACGGGATCAAGCGGCGCGGGATCACCGGCGGGCAAGCCGACACCCCATCGTTTGGTAGAAAGGGCACGACAATGTCGTTTGCTCAAAGGATCGCTAACTCCGAGCAGCGGCTCGTCGCATTGCGCGACCAGCTTGCTGCGCACTGGGAGAAGACCGACGAAACCAATGTCAGCGACGAGCAGCTGAAGATCGCCAATGATCTGAACGAGAAGATCGAGCGCGAAGAGAAAACGCTCGAAGCCCTGCGCGGTGCCGAGAAGACTCTCGGCGAGTAG
- a CDS encoding phage portal protein, which yields MVEACVSAYAQTVAMCPGDHWRLNDKGGRDRVTTSALSRLLRHPNDYQSISDFLLNGTRSLYLDGNCYALALRNDRFEIDELHLMQPKLSYPRLAQTGDIFYQLGGNDIIAKRLGDETLIVPQRDVLHIRLHSMRQRFPTPLVGESPVVAAYSDVGMGAAIAQQQLCFYMNEARPSAVLSTDLVLDKDQVQALRDRWNDQAKGQHQGGTPILTAGLKVLPWSQGGKDAATAEMLKLSNEHIALAFRIPPQVLGIGGNNLSSTELLMQSWISSGLGFALNHIEESIGLLFGLKGQPDEYVEFDTAALLRSALKDRIEALARGVQGGIYAPNEARAFEGLDRAKDGDEPRVQQQVVPLSQIEATPPAPARPVKARPLGNFR from the coding sequence ATGGTCGAGGCTTGCGTCTCTGCCTATGCGCAGACCGTTGCGATGTGCCCCGGCGATCACTGGCGGCTGAACGATAAGGGCGGGAGAGATCGGGTCACAACCTCGGCCCTCTCCCGCCTGCTTCGGCATCCGAATGATTATCAATCGATCAGCGACTTCCTGCTGAACGGCACGCGCTCGCTCTATCTCGACGGCAACTGCTATGCGCTGGCGCTGCGCAATGACCGCTTTGAGATCGATGAGCTGCATCTGATGCAGCCGAAGCTCTCCTATCCCCGGCTGGCGCAGACCGGCGATATTTTCTATCAGCTCGGCGGCAACGACATCATCGCCAAGCGGCTCGGCGACGAGACCCTGATCGTGCCGCAGCGCGATGTGCTGCACATCCGGCTGCACAGCATGCGGCAGCGCTTCCCGACTCCGCTGGTCGGCGAGTCGCCGGTTGTCGCGGCCTACAGCGATGTCGGCATGGGCGCGGCCATCGCGCAGCAGCAGCTGTGCTTCTACATGAATGAGGCGCGGCCCTCGGCGGTGCTCTCGACCGATCTGGTGCTCGACAAGGATCAGGTCCAGGCGCTGCGGGATCGCTGGAACGATCAGGCCAAGGGCCAGCATCAGGGCGGCACGCCGATTCTTACCGCAGGGCTGAAGGTGCTGCCGTGGTCGCAGGGCGGCAAGGATGCCGCGACTGCCGAGATGCTGAAGCTGTCAAACGAGCATATCGCGCTCGCCTTCCGCATCCCGCCGCAGGTGCTCGGCATCGGCGGCAACAATCTGTCATCGACCGAGCTGCTGATGCAGAGCTGGATTTCGTCCGGTCTCGGCTTCGCGCTCAACCACATCGAGGAATCCATCGGGCTGCTGTTCGGCTTGAAGGGCCAGCCTGACGAATATGTCGAGTTCGATACTGCGGCGCTGCTGCGTTCGGCGCTGAAGGATCGGATCGAAGCGCTGGCGCGCGGCGTTCAGGGCGGCATCTATGCGCCCAATGAGGCCAGAGCCTTCGAAGGTCTGGATCGAGCAAAGGATGGCGACGAGCCGCGCGTGCAGCAACAGGTGGTGCCTCTCAGCCAGATCGAGGCAACCCCGCCAGCTCCCGCGAGGCCGGTCAAGGCGCGGCCATTGGGCAACTTCAGATAA
- a CDS encoding type III secretion protein gives MQQLAYLIAAMMTGDPVRSPARITAAGQTVHDVRLLLRHGRGNVHADGEPSHGHNVVGARLAYRGLDRDNQMALAGALGAGFCDQFARLAAVSHAPHLRDGESVVNAGGEVEIMELNADHTISATRTGHAWNELRRGNGRDGETTIVQDGWSNGPAVRLKDSAWANVQVEGEDLSIDKDGALWLKDRVERLIPLVHPDEDEYTAGWLEELRRNPTQQDRFLETQVVSAEFAAKAREALEQIPREQQEQLVSMAAQEFYGLSPHEAGAPHFIHSVLEQVGLLDHQDRPPVVPPDY, from the coding sequence ATGCAGCAACTCGCCTACCTCATTGCGGCCATGATGACTGGCGATCCGGTCAGAAGCCCCGCTCGGATCACCGCGGCCGGTCAGACAGTGCACGACGTTCGCCTGCTCCTCAGGCACGGACGCGGCAACGTTCATGCGGATGGCGAGCCGTCCCACGGGCACAACGTCGTAGGCGCACGTCTGGCCTACCGCGGCCTCGATCGCGACAACCAGATGGCATTGGCGGGCGCGCTGGGCGCAGGCTTTTGCGATCAATTCGCGCGCCTCGCTGCAGTCTCGCACGCGCCGCATTTGCGCGATGGTGAATCGGTCGTGAATGCAGGCGGCGAGGTGGAAATTATGGAATTGAACGCCGATCACACCATCTCGGCCACGCGAACTGGACACGCATGGAACGAGCTACGCCGCGGCAACGGACGCGATGGAGAGACGACCATCGTGCAGGACGGCTGGTCGAACGGCCCGGCGGTGCGGCTGAAAGACAGCGCGTGGGCGAACGTCCAGGTGGAGGGAGAGGACCTGAGTATCGACAAGGACGGCGCCCTGTGGTTGAAAGATCGCGTCGAGCGACTGATACCTCTCGTCCACCCGGACGAAGACGAATACACAGCAGGGTGGCTGGAGGAGTTGCGCCGAAATCCGACCCAACAGGATCGCTTTTTGGAAACTCAGGTAGTGTCGGCCGAGTTCGCCGCAAAAGCGAGGGAAGCCCTAGAGCAGATTCCGCGGGAACAGCAGGAGCAGTTGGTCTCGATGGCGGCGCAGGAATTCTATGGGCTGTCTCCCCACGAGGCGGGCGCCCCGCATTTTATTCACTCGGTGCTGGAACAGGTTGGGCTCCTAGACCATCAGGATCGTCCGCCGGTGGTGCCGCCGGATTATTAG
- a CDS encoding IS630 family transposase, whose protein sequence is MIPEAREVHLSRRDRKVLEACCRSPVTLQRDLKRARIVLLAADGRSTRSIAKEVGVQPRIVSLWRHRYADHGLEGLHDKPRPGKQPIYTKATDKRILKLLHKPPPQGFARWTGPLLAEALGDVDVQYVWRFLRSHKIDLAARKSWCKSNDPNFTAKAADVVGLYVAPPAKAIVLCVDEKPSIQALERAQGYLKLPNGRALTGQSHDYKRHGTTTLFAALEVATGKIIAAHSKRRRRVEFLDFMNGVIAAFPGRKLHVILDNLNTHKKNEHWLKAHPNVQFHFTPTSASWLNQVEVWFSILQGQSLSGTSFTSLKQLQEHINAYNDKAEPFVWTKKKVRQRPFKGRRITQL, encoded by the coding sequence ATGATCCCCGAAGCAAGAGAAGTCCACCTTTCGCGGAGAGACCGCAAGGTTCTTGAGGCGTGCTGTCGCTCGCCGGTGACGCTGCAGCGCGATTTGAAGCGGGCGCGGATAGTTCTGTTGGCGGCGGACGGGCGCAGCACCCGCTCGATCGCCAAAGAAGTCGGAGTCCAGCCGCGGATTGTCAGCCTTTGGCGACACCGCTATGCCGATCATGGCCTTGAAGGACTGCACGACAAGCCGCGGCCCGGCAAGCAGCCGATCTATACGAAGGCCACCGACAAGCGGATTCTGAAGCTGCTGCATAAGCCGCCACCGCAGGGGTTTGCGCGCTGGACTGGCCCGCTGCTGGCCGAGGCGCTGGGCGATGTTGATGTCCAATATGTCTGGCGGTTCCTGCGTAGCCACAAGATTGACCTTGCGGCTCGCAAGTCCTGGTGCAAGAGCAACGACCCGAACTTTACGGCCAAAGCCGCCGATGTTGTTGGCCTCTACGTCGCCCCGCCCGCGAAGGCCATTGTGCTATGCGTGGACGAGAAGCCCTCGATCCAAGCTTTAGAGCGAGCGCAGGGTTATCTGAAGTTGCCCAATGGCCGCGCCTTGACCGGCCAGAGCCACGATTACAAGCGGCATGGCACTACGACATTGTTTGCGGCGCTCGAAGTCGCCACCGGAAAGATCATCGCGGCTCATTCAAAACGCCGTCGCCGCGTCGAGTTCCTCGACTTCATGAACGGCGTTATCGCGGCCTTTCCGGGCCGAAAGCTTCACGTCATCCTCGACAACCTCAACACCCACAAGAAAAACGAGCACTGGCTCAAGGCCCACCCCAACGTGCAATTTCATTTCACGCCGACAAGCGCGTCCTGGCTCAATCAGGTTGAGGTCTGGTTCTCGATCTTGCAGGGGCAGTCACTTAGCGGCACCTCCTTCACAAGCCTCAAGCAGCTTCAGGAACACATCAATGCCTACAACGACAAAGCCGAGCCCTTCGTCTGGACCAAGAAAAAGGTTCGTCAACGCCCCTTCAAAGGCCGCCGTATCACTCAGCTCTGA
- a CDS encoding HNH endonuclease — MSREDWKHFYDTAFWQRRRRQQLLAHPLCKFCAADGIVTPATHVDHVEPHRGDWTLFCLGALQSLCSPCHSSTKQRIEARGFDVAVDADGWPTDPNHPANRHR, encoded by the coding sequence ATGAGCCGCGAGGACTGGAAGCATTTCTACGACACCGCCTTCTGGCAGCGCCGCCGCAGGCAGCAGCTGCTCGCGCATCCGCTCTGCAAGTTCTGCGCAGCGGACGGCATCGTCACCCCGGCCACCCATGTCGATCACGTCGAGCCGCATCGCGGTGACTGGACTCTGTTCTGCCTGGGCGCGCTGCAAAGCCTTTGCTCGCCCTGCCATAGCTCGACCAAGCAGCGGATCGAGGCGCGCGGCTTCGATGTCGCGGTCGATGCCGATGGCTGGCCGACCGATCCGAACCATCCCGCCAACCGGCACCGCTGA
- a CDS encoding terminase TerL endonuclease subunit gives MGPAIDALELAIIERKLIHPGNPVLNWNMANAVATTDPAGNRKLDKDKARFRIDGAVSIAMLLGLRARDRGNEKPIDIAALIG, from the coding sequence ATGGGGCCTGCCATCGATGCGCTGGAGCTGGCGATCATCGAGCGCAAGCTGATCCATCCCGGCAATCCGGTGCTGAACTGGAACATGGCGAACGCTGTGGCGACCACGGACCCGGCTGGCAATCGCAAGCTGGACAAGGACAAGGCGCGCTTTCGCATCGACGGCGCGGTCTCCATCGCCATGCTGCTCGGTCTGCGCGCTCGGGATCGCGGCAATGAGAAGCCCATCGATATCGCGGCGCTGATCGGATGA
- a CDS encoding terminase TerL endonuclease subunit — MLDTSFGARDEPLFIVISTQSNDPEHIMSKLIDDGLSGVDPAIVCHLYAAAEDCELADEKQWHKANPALGKFRDYEDLATAIRKAIRMPAEEPKVRNLFLNQRVSSIASLISRAEWMACAGDAPLAQGEEVYLALDLSSTVDLTALMIGSVDDPCRIEPHFWKPRDHLTEHSSRDFGSGSHRYREWAEAGHLKISPGKSINPEVIALFIAEMTQRYKVKGMAYDRWRINDILREFDRIGLQASRTARRAATACGWCHGAKASRTWGLPSMRWSWRSSSAS; from the coding sequence GTGCTCGATACCTCCTTCGGCGCGCGGGATGAACCGCTCTTCATCGTGATCTCAACGCAGAGCAACGATCCTGAGCACATCATGTCGAAGCTGATCGATGACGGGCTTTCCGGCGTCGATCCCGCCATCGTCTGCCATCTCTACGCCGCCGCCGAGGACTGCGAGCTGGCCGATGAGAAGCAATGGCACAAGGCGAATCCTGCGCTCGGCAAATTCCGCGACTATGAGGACCTCGCGACCGCGATCCGCAAGGCGATCCGGATGCCCGCCGAGGAGCCGAAGGTCCGCAATCTATTCCTGAATCAGCGCGTTTCGTCCATCGCCTCGCTGATCTCGCGAGCGGAATGGATGGCCTGCGCTGGCGACGCCCCGCTGGCGCAGGGCGAGGAAGTCTATCTCGCGCTCGATCTTTCGAGCACCGTCGATCTCACCGCGCTGATGATCGGCTCCGTCGATGATCCCTGCCGCATCGAGCCGCATTTCTGGAAGCCGCGCGATCATCTCACCGAGCATTCGAGCCGCGACTTCGGCTCGGGATCGCATCGCTACCGCGAGTGGGCCGAAGCTGGCCATCTCAAGATCAGCCCCGGCAAATCGATCAACCCGGAGGTGATCGCGCTCTTCATCGCCGAGATGACGCAGCGCTACAAGGTCAAGGGCATGGCCTATGACCGCTGGCGCATCAACGACATCCTGCGCGAGTTCGACCGCATCGGCCTGCAGGCTTCGAGGACGGCGAGAAGGGCGGCGACGGCCTGCGGCTGGTGCCATGGGGCCAAGGCTTCAAGGACATGGGGCCTGCCATCGATGCGCTGGAGCTGGCGATCATCGAGCGCAAGCTGA
- the tnpA gene encoding IS66-like element accessory protein TnpA, translating to MDVHKDSAVLSRMDLVETGRRRRWTRAEKLRIVEESFSGPRLVSATARRYGISRQLLLSWRKAWTCHDPAEEDSIGPTFVPAIVAASTPPTTEAVETGQIEIVSPQGLRVVFGPGADIEAVVRIARGLARR from the coding sequence ATGGACGTACATAAGGACAGTGCGGTGCTGAGCCGCATGGATTTGGTGGAGACCGGTCGGCGGCGACGCTGGACGCGTGCGGAGAAGCTCAGAATCGTAGAGGAGAGCTTCTCGGGGCCACGACTGGTGTCGGCGACGGCTCGCCGGTATGGGATATCACGTCAGCTTCTGCTGAGCTGGCGCAAGGCTTGGACCTGTCATGATCCGGCCGAAGAGGATTCGATCGGCCCGACATTCGTCCCTGCGATAGTTGCGGCAAGTACGCCGCCAACGACGGAAGCTGTCGAGACAGGTCAGATCGAAATCGTGAGCCCTCAGGGGCTGCGCGTGGTCTTCGGCCCCGGTGCGGATATCGAGGCGGTCGTTCGAATTGCTCGGGGCCTGGCGCGCCGATGA
- the tnpB gene encoding IS66 family insertion sequence element accessory protein TnpB (TnpB, as the term is used for proteins encoded by IS66 family insertion elements, is considered an accessory protein, since TnpC, encoded by a neighboring gene, is a DDE family transposase.) produces MIPIPTGVRVWLATGHTDMRCGFPSLALRVQEVLKRDAMGGGLFCFRGKRGDLLKVIWHDGQGACLFTKRLERGRFIWPSVAGESVTISPAQLSYLLSGIDWRNPQETQRPTRVG; encoded by the coding sequence ATGATCCCGATCCCGACGGGCGTGCGGGTGTGGCTGGCGACGGGCCATACCGACATGCGGTGCGGCTTTCCGAGCCTGGCTCTGCGCGTGCAGGAAGTGCTCAAGCGCGACGCCATGGGCGGCGGTCTTTTCTGCTTCCGGGGCAAACGCGGTGATCTATTGAAGGTCATTTGGCACGATGGCCAGGGCGCCTGCTTGTTCACCAAAAGACTCGAGAGAGGCAGGTTCATCTGGCCATCGGTTGCTGGTGAATCGGTAACGATCTCTCCGGCGCAGTTGAGCTATCTGTTGTCCGGGATCGATTGGCGCAACCCTCAAGAAACCCAGCGTCCGACGCGGGTCGGATAG
- the tnpC gene encoding IS66 family transposase: MISKPDDLPSDLVSALAALQAEREARQKAEAKAANWQAQAANAQAKLSDTEALIAHLELRIEKLKRELYGQRSERTARLLEQLELELEDLVATASEDELAAQAAAAKTQNVRPFTRKRPVRKPWPDDIEHERVVIDAPTSCACCGGSRLAKVGEDVTKTLEEIPRRFKVIETVREKFTCRDCEKISQPPAPFHATPRGFIGPQLLATILFDKFGMHIPLNRQSARFKAERIDLPLSTLADQVGHGTFAVMPLFHLIERHVLAAERLHGDDTTIRILAKGKCTTGRIWTYVRDNRPFAGPAPPAAVYYASSDRRGEHPQKHLAAFAGILQADCYNGFEPLFDPQKKVLPITPAFCFAHARRGFFELADIEKNAREGKRGKPVSPIALEAVRRLDVLFEIERAINGCGAEERRAVRQEKSKPLLGDMHAWLLRERETLSRSSEVLKPMNYMLRRWDDFARFLDDGRICLTNNCAERALRGIALGRRNWTFAGSQRGADRAAIMLTMITTCRLNDVDPKAWLADVLARIADLPASRLHELLPWEWKLLRQADKPADQQAA, translated from the coding sequence ATGATATCGAAGCCGGATGATCTTCCATCGGACCTTGTCAGTGCCCTGGCGGCGCTGCAGGCCGAGCGTGAGGCGCGACAGAAAGCCGAGGCGAAGGCCGCCAACTGGCAGGCGCAAGCCGCGAATGCGCAGGCGAAACTGTCGGATACCGAGGCGCTGATCGCTCATCTCGAGTTGCGCATCGAGAAGCTGAAACGCGAACTGTACGGGCAGCGCTCCGAGCGCACGGCGCGGCTGCTCGAGCAGTTGGAACTGGAGCTCGAAGACCTCGTCGCCACGGCGAGCGAGGATGAGCTTGCGGCGCAGGCCGCAGCGGCGAAGACGCAGAACGTCCGCCCCTTCACGCGCAAGCGGCCGGTGCGCAAGCCTTGGCCGGACGACATCGAACACGAGCGCGTCGTCATTGACGCTCCGACGAGCTGCGCCTGCTGCGGCGGATCGCGGCTGGCGAAGGTCGGCGAGGATGTGACCAAGACGCTGGAGGAGATCCCGCGTCGCTTCAAGGTCATCGAAACAGTGCGCGAGAAGTTCACCTGCCGCGATTGCGAGAAGATCAGCCAGCCGCCTGCGCCGTTCCATGCCACGCCGCGCGGCTTCATCGGCCCACAATTGCTGGCGACGATCCTGTTCGACAAGTTCGGCATGCATATCCCGCTCAACCGCCAGAGTGCGCGCTTTAAGGCCGAGAGGATCGATTTGCCGCTGTCGACGCTGGCCGACCAGGTCGGCCACGGGACCTTCGCCGTCATGCCACTCTTCCACTTGATCGAACGCCATGTGCTCGCTGCTGAGCGCCTTCATGGCGATGACACCACCATCCGTATCCTGGCGAAGGGCAAGTGCACGACCGGGCGGATCTGGACTTATGTGCGGGATAACCGGCCCTTTGCCGGGCCTGCGCCGCCGGCGGCGGTCTATTACGCCTCGAGCGACCGACGAGGCGAGCATCCGCAGAAGCATCTGGCCGCCTTCGCCGGCATCCTGCAAGCCGATTGCTACAACGGCTTCGAGCCACTGTTCGACCCGCAGAAGAAGGTGCTGCCGATTACGCCGGCGTTTTGCTTCGCCCATGCGCGGCGGGGCTTCTTCGAGCTGGCTGACATCGAGAAGAATGCCCGGGAAGGCAAGAGAGGTAAACCGGTCTCTCCGATCGCGCTGGAGGCGGTCAGGCGCCTGGATGTGTTGTTCGAGATCGAGCGCGCCATTAACGGCTGCGGCGCCGAAGAGCGGCGCGCCGTGCGCCAGGAAAAGAGCAAGCCGCTCCTCGGGGACATGCACGCCTGGTTGCTGCGTGAGCGCGAAACCCTCTCTCGCTCCTCCGAGGTCCTGAAGCCTATGAATTACATGCTCAGGCGCTGGGACGACTTCGCCCGCTTCCTCGACGATGGCAGGATCTGCTTGACCAACAATTGTGCTGAGCGCGCATTGAGAGGCATCGCCTTGGGAAGGCGCAACTGGACCTTCGCCGGCAGCCAGCGTGGTGCCGACCGTGCCGCCATCATGCTGACGATGATCACGACCTGTCGTCTCAACGACGTCGATCCGAAAGCCTGGCTCGCCGACGTCCTCGCCCGTATCGCCGATCTTCCCGCATCGCGTCTGCACGAATTGCTGCCCTGGGAATGGAAGCTCCTGCGCCAAGCCGACAAGCCCGCCGATCAGCAGGCCGCCTGA
- a CDS encoding terminase large subunit domain-containing protein: MPDSSPVKRTPDGRRRTLAVIKFIERLTVPSGHGMGKPFKLQPFQKLFIRAIYEPHLGLRRAVRRAILSMARKNGKTALIAAIVLAHLVGPEAVVHGEIYSAANDRDQAAIVYKFARQMVELEPELAKEIELVPSTKTMVARRTASVYRAISAEAGTKHGYLPSLVIYDELAQAKNRGTHTTRTA; this comes from the coding sequence TTGCCGGACTCCTCGCCGGTTAAGCGCACGCCTGACGGCAGGCGGCGCACACTGGCCGTTATCAAATTCATCGAGCGCCTGACCGTGCCCTCGGGGCACGGCATGGGGAAGCCCTTCAAGCTGCAGCCTTTCCAGAAGCTATTCATCCGCGCGATCTATGAGCCGCATCTCGGCCTGCGCCGCGCGGTGCGCCGCGCCATCCTCTCGATGGCGCGCAAGAACGGCAAGACCGCGCTGATCGCGGCAATCGTGCTCGCGCATCTGGTCGGCCCCGAGGCCGTGGTGCATGGCGAAATCTATTCCGCCGCCAATGATCGCGATCAGGCCGCCATCGTCTACAAATTCGCTCGCCAGATGGTCGAGCTGGAGCCCGAGCTGGCGAAGGAGATCGAGCTGGTGCCATCGACCAAGACCATGGTCGCGCGCCGCACTGCCTCGGTCTACCGCGCGATCAGCGCCGAGGCAGGCACCAAGCACGGCTATCTGCCGAGCCTCGTGATCTATGATGAGCTGGCCCAGGCGAAGAACCGCGGTACGCATACGACGAGGACCGCGTGA